In the Leptotrichia sp. oral taxon 212 genome, one interval contains:
- the rplL gene encoding 50S ribosomal protein L7/L12, with translation MAFNKEQFIEDLKAMSVLELKEVVEAIEETFGVSAQPVAVAGGAAAGAAAAEEKSEFDVILVSAGAAKLAVIKEVRGITGLGLKEAKELVEAGGKAVKEGVAKEEAEALKAQLEGAGATVELK, from the coding sequence ATGGCATTTAATAAAGAACAATTCATAGAAGATTTAAAAGCTATGAGCGTATTAGAATTAAAAGAAGTAGTAGAAGCAATAGAAGAAACTTTTGGAGTATCTGCGCAACCTGTAGCAGTAGCTGGTGGAGCAGCAGCTGGAGCAGCTGCTGCTGAAGAAAAATCAGAATTTGATGTAATCCTTGTTTCTGCAGGAGCTGCAAAATTAGCAGTTATTAAAGAAGTAAGAGGAATTACCGGATTAGGACTGAAAGAAGCTAAAGAATTAGTTGAAGCAGGAGGAAAAGCTGTAAAAGAAGGTGTTGCTAAAGAAGAAGCTGAAGCTTTAAAAGCACAATTAGAAGGTGCAGGAGCAACTGTAGAATTAAAATAA
- the rpoB gene encoding DNA-directed RNA polymerase subunit beta — translation MSKLIERYSFGKIVDRGEMPHFLEFQINSYEDFLQAGVAPQKRENKGFEAIFNEIFPIESSNGLLKLEYLWYEIHDNDAPLNDELECKKRGKTYSGQLKVRLKLTNKKTQEIQETLVHFGDIPLMTDKATFVINGAERVVVSQLHRSPGITFNKELNIQTGKDVFIGKIIPYKGTWLEFETDKNDILNVKIDRRKKVLSTVFLKAVDFFMTNEEIMNEFFDVKEVELLSLYEKYKGDELDEVLRTRLEGSFINEDILDEETGEFIAEAEELIDNIVIEKIRENKLPAVKIWEVKPEDRIIANSLIHDNTKTNDEAVIEVFKKLRPGDLVTVESARSLVKQMFFNPQRYDLADVGRYKINKRLKLDVAEDIIVLTKEDVLQTIDYVKKLVNGEGFTDDIDNLSNRRVRGVGELLSIQVKGGMLKMSKMVREKMTVQDITTLTPQSLLNTKPLNALILEFFGSGQLSQFMDQSNPLAELTHKRRISALGPGGLSRERAGFEVRDVHNSHYGRICPIETPEGPNIGLIGSLSTYGKVNKYGFIETPFVKIKDGKAKFDDIEYLGADEEEGKFIAQADTLIDEDGNFLTDEVVCRYGEEIVNIDKSKVDLLDVSPKQLVSVSAGLIPFLEHDDANRALMGSNMQRQAVPLLKTQAPYVGTGLERKVAIDSGAVITSKATGRVTYVDANRITVTDKNGEEHNHRLLNFEKSNQSMCLHQKPIVDLDEKVKKGDIIADGPSTAGGDLALGKNILLAFMPWEGYNFEDGILISERLRKDDVFTSLHIEEFDIEARTTKLGDEEITREIPNVSEEALKNLDENGIIRIGAHVTPDDILVGKVTPKGESEPPAEEKLLRAIFGEKAKDVRDTSLRLPHGVKGTVVDVLVLSKENGDDLKAGVNQLVRIYIAEKRKIMVGDKMSGRHGNKGVISRVLPIEDMPHLENGTPIDICLNPLGVPSRMNIGQVLEVHLGLAIGDMDKYIATPVFDGASEEDVKDFLEDAGYSRTGKVKLIDGRTGEPFDNPVTVGRMYMLKLHHLVEDKMHARAIGPYSLVTQQPLGGKAQFGGQRLGEMEVWALEAYGASNILQEMLTVKSDDIGGRTKTYEAIVKGQAMPEADAPESFRVLIKEFQSLGLDVTLYDKDENPIELDKNVDL, via the coding sequence ATGAGCAAACTTATTGAAAGATATAGTTTCGGAAAAATAGTAGACAGAGGAGAAATGCCACATTTTCTTGAATTTCAGATAAATTCTTATGAAGATTTTCTACAGGCAGGGGTAGCACCTCAAAAAAGAGAAAATAAAGGTTTTGAAGCAATTTTCAATGAAATTTTTCCGATCGAATCCAGTAACGGATTATTAAAACTTGAGTATTTATGGTATGAAATACATGACAATGATGCCCCTTTAAATGATGAACTGGAATGTAAAAAAAGAGGGAAAACATATTCAGGACAATTAAAAGTGAGATTGAAACTGACTAATAAAAAAACTCAGGAAATACAGGAAACATTAGTTCATTTTGGTGATATTCCATTGATGACTGATAAGGCAACATTCGTTATAAACGGTGCTGAAAGAGTTGTTGTTTCGCAATTGCACAGATCACCGGGTATTACATTTAATAAAGAATTGAATATTCAAACAGGTAAAGATGTGTTTATTGGAAAAATAATTCCTTATAAAGGAACATGGCTCGAATTTGAAACTGATAAAAATGACATTTTAAATGTAAAGATTGATAGAAGAAAGAAAGTTTTATCGACAGTATTCCTTAAAGCGGTGGATTTCTTCATGACTAATGAAGAAATTATGAATGAGTTCTTTGATGTTAAGGAAGTTGAACTGTTGTCGCTTTATGAAAAATATAAGGGTGACGAACTTGATGAAGTGTTAAGGACTAGACTTGAAGGAAGCTTTATAAATGAAGATATTCTGGATGAAGAAACAGGAGAATTTATAGCAGAGGCTGAAGAACTGATTGACAATATAGTAATAGAAAAAATTAGGGAAAATAAATTGCCTGCTGTAAAAATCTGGGAAGTAAAGCCTGAAGATAGAATAATAGCAAATTCATTAATACATGACAATACAAAGACAAATGATGAAGCGGTTATAGAAGTATTCAAAAAATTAAGACCGGGAGATCTGGTAACTGTGGAAAGTGCAAGATCACTTGTTAAACAGATGTTCTTCAATCCGCAGAGATATGATCTGGCAGATGTTGGAAGATATAAAATCAACAAAAGATTAAAACTGGATGTGGCTGAGGATATAATTGTCCTGACAAAGGAAGATGTATTACAGACTATAGATTATGTAAAAAAACTTGTTAATGGAGAAGGATTTACAGATGATATTGATAATCTGTCAAACAGAAGGGTAAGAGGAGTTGGAGAACTTCTTTCAATTCAGGTTAAAGGTGGAATGCTGAAAATGTCAAAAATGGTAAGAGAAAAAATGACAGTTCAGGATATAACAACTTTAACACCTCAGAGTTTACTTAATACAAAGCCTTTAAATGCATTGATACTTGAATTTTTTGGAAGCGGACAGCTGTCACAGTTTATGGACCAGTCAAATCCGCTTGCAGAATTGACGCATAAAAGAAGAATATCAGCACTGGGACCAGGAGGACTTTCAAGAGAGAGAGCAGGATTTGAAGTCCGTGACGTACATAATTCACATTATGGAAGAATATGCCCTATAGAAACTCCGGAAGGACCAAATATAGGACTTATAGGTTCATTATCCACTTATGGGAAAGTTAATAAATATGGATTTATAGAAACTCCATTTGTTAAAATAAAAGACGGTAAAGCAAAATTTGACGATATAGAATATCTTGGAGCAGATGAAGAGGAAGGAAAGTTTATTGCACAGGCAGATACATTAATAGATGAAGACGGAAACTTCCTTACAGATGAAGTGGTATGCCGTTATGGTGAGGAAATAGTAAATATAGATAAATCAAAAGTTGATTTGCTTGATGTATCGCCAAAACAGCTTGTATCTGTTTCAGCAGGACTGATACCATTCCTTGAGCATGATGATGCCAACCGTGCACTTATGGGATCAAACATGCAGCGTCAGGCAGTACCGTTATTGAAAACACAGGCTCCTTATGTAGGAACTGGACTTGAAAGAAAGGTTGCTATAGATTCAGGAGCGGTGATAACTTCAAAAGCTACAGGAAGAGTTACTTATGTTGATGCAAATAGAATAACTGTAACTGACAAAAATGGTGAGGAACATAACCACAGACTACTTAATTTTGAAAAGTCAAACCAGTCAATGTGTCTACATCAGAAACCAATAGTAGATTTAGATGAAAAAGTTAAAAAAGGCGATATTATAGCTGATGGACCTTCAACAGCCGGTGGAGACCTGGCACTTGGGAAAAATATCCTGCTGGCGTTCATGCCTTGGGAAGGATACAATTTCGAGGATGGAATTCTAATATCTGAAAGACTTAGAAAAGATGATGTATTCACATCCTTACATATTGAAGAATTTGATATTGAAGCAAGAACAACAAAACTTGGAGATGAAGAAATAACTAGGGAAATACCTAATGTTTCTGAAGAAGCGCTTAAAAATCTTGATGAAAATGGAATTATAAGAATAGGTGCACATGTTACTCCGGATGACATTCTTGTAGGTAAAGTAACTCCTAAAGGAGAAAGTGAACCACCTGCAGAAGAAAAACTTTTAAGAGCAATTTTTGGAGAAAAAGCCAAAGATGTAAGAGATACTTCATTAAGATTACCGCATGGTGTAAAAGGAACAGTAGTTGATGTACTTGTATTATCCAAAGAAAATGGGGATGACCTTAAAGCAGGAGTAAATCAGCTTGTAAGAATATATATTGCAGAAAAAAGAAAGATAATGGTTGGAGATAAAATGTCAGGAAGACATGGAAATAAAGGGGTTATATCAAGAGTGCTTCCTATAGAAGATATGCCACATTTGGAAAATGGTACCCCAATCGATATATGTCTTAATCCGCTAGGGGTTCCATCACGTATGAATATAGGACAGGTATTGGAAGTCCATCTGGGGCTTGCAATCGGAGATATGGATAAATATATTGCAACTCCTGTATTTGACGGAGCCAGCGAAGAGGATGTAAAAGATTTCCTTGAAGATGCCGGATACAGCAGAACAGGAAAAGTAAAGCTTATAGATGGAAGAACAGGGGAACCATTTGATAATCCTGTAACTGTAGGAAGAATGTACATGCTTAAGCTTCACCATCTGGTTGAGGACAAAATGCATGCCAGAGCAATTGGACCGTACTCACTTGTTACACAGCAGCCTCTTGGAGGTAAAGCACAGTTTGGTGGACAAAGATTGGGAGAAATGGAAGTATGGGCTCTTGAAGCATATGGAGCATCAAATATACTTCAGGAAATGCTTACAGTAAAATCGGATGATATAGGTGGAAGAACAAAAACATATGAAGCAATAGTAAAAGGACAGGCAATGCCTGAAGCAGACGCACCTGAATCATTCAGAGTATTGATTAAGGAATTCCAGTCTTTAGGATTAGATGTTACACTTTATGACAAGGATGAAAATCCTATAGAACTTGATAAAAATGTAGATTTATAG
- a CDS encoding BPL-N domain-containing protein, giving the protein MTKNVFIYSDEGTDKTGIASIEENCRKRLKLPYRQIKSEDIIEDVLQGKNIFVMPGGADLPYCKKLNGIGNEKIRKFIEDGGFYIGICAGAYYACKRINFKGKDYDVSGDRELGLFEGTAEGSLPFLTDGNYFSDSGTESKAMISLKFKEKLSEEYFYYHGGPVFIPDSITNGKYSVIAKYEDNTPAVIKGKIGKGNYLLSAVHFEFEKEQYRKFVLEKSEIKDKDKEEEICSHFTENYGNRIWDEIVKIIKQ; this is encoded by the coding sequence ATGACTAAAAATGTATTTATTTATTCTGATGAAGGAACAGATAAGACAGGGATAGCTTCAATTGAAGAAAACTGCAGAAAAAGATTGAAGCTTCCTTATAGACAAATAAAATCAGAAGATATTATTGAAGATGTATTACAGGGAAAAAATATATTTGTAATGCCGGGAGGTGCAGACCTTCCCTATTGTAAAAAACTGAATGGAATTGGAAATGAAAAAATAAGAAAATTTATTGAAGATGGAGGTTTTTATATAGGAATATGTGCCGGTGCTTATTATGCCTGCAAAAGAATAAATTTTAAGGGAAAAGATTATGATGTCAGTGGTGACAGGGAACTTGGACTTTTTGAAGGAACAGCAGAAGGTTCGTTGCCATTTTTGACGGACGGAAATTATTTCAGTGATAGCGGGACAGAATCTAAAGCCATGATTTCACTGAAATTTAAAGAAAAATTATCTGAAGAATATTTTTACTATCATGGAGGTCCCGTATTTATTCCTGATTCAATAACAAATGGGAAATACAGTGTAATTGCAAAATATGAAGATAATACCCCTGCGGTAATTAAAGGAAAGATTGGAAAAGGAAACTATCTTCTTTCAGCAGTTCATTTTGAATTTGAAAAGGAACAGTATAGGAAATTTGTTCTGGAAAAGTCTGAAATAAAGGATAAAGACAAGGAAGAAGAAATCTGTAGCCATTTCACTGAAAATTATGGAAATAGAATCTGGGATGAAATAGTAAAAATAATAAAACAATGA
- the rpoC gene encoding DNA-directed RNA polymerase subunit beta', with product MSIRDFDSIQIKLASPEKILEWSYGEITKAETINYRTLKPEMDGLFCEKIFGPSKDYECSCGKYKRMRYKGMTCEKCGVEVTTSKVRRERMGHIKLATPIAHIWYSKGTPNKMSLLLGISTKELESVLYFSRYIVTDPGNTELEKGQILTDREYKLYESQYKKGFTAKMGAEGILKLLEEIDLNVLESELENEMDTVSSSQKRKKIIKRLKIVRDLILAGNRPEWMILTVLPVIPADLRPMVQLDGGRFATSDLNDLYRRVINRNIRLQKLMSIKAPEIVIKNEKRMLQEAVDALIDNGRRGKPVVTQNNRELKSLSDMLKGKQGRFRQNLLGKRVDYSGRSVIVVGPSLKMNQCGLPKKMALELYKPFLMRELVKRELASNIKIAKKMVEEEDENVWELIEEIIKNHPVLLNRAPTLHRLSIQAFEPILIEGKAIRLHPLVCSAFNADFDGDQMAVHLVLSNEAQMEAKLLMLATNNILAPSSGKPIAVPSQDMVMGCYYMTKERKGEKGEGKIFSNKNQLITAYQSKQVSTHALVKVRIDGELVETTPGRLIFNTMLPKEVRDYSKTFGKGPLGKLIADLYKKFGFAKTSELIDKIKDFGFHYGTMAGITVGIEDLEIPETKKAILEKAEADVTEVEQQYKSGEIIDAERYRRTVAIWSEAVAKVTHEMMDNLDEFNPVYMMANSGARGSIAQMRQLGGMRGLMSDTQGRIIEVPIKANFREGLNILEFFMSSHGARKGLADTALRTADSGYLTRRLVDISHEVIVNHDDCGCDGGIVVSDLVDAGKVIEKLGERIYGRNLAEDLVYNGEVIATRNTLIMEDLIQKIEELEIREVKIRTPLTCKLEKGVCKKCYGVDLSNHKEILKGEAVGVVAAQSIGEPGTQLTMRTFHTGGVATAAEVQSDYKAEAAGKVKLKDIKTLENEKGIEVVVSQTGRIIIGKHRYEVPSGSVLKVKDGESVKRGQLLVEFDPYQIPIITSEAGKVEFRDIYVRENVDIKYGVTERIAIKPVESSDVNPRIIIYSKNKKVAEYSVPYGAYLMVKEGDTVKKGQIITKILKTGEGNKDITGGLPRVQELFEARNPKGKSTLSEVSGRVVFSDKKRKGMRLITIEDPESGKVIKEYTVPVGEHLVVTNEMLIEKGAKITDGPVSPHDILKIKGLVAAQQFILESVQQVYREQGVPINDKHIEIIVKQMFQKVKIKEAGDTLFLEDELIDKKIVERENTKLIEKGKTPATYEPVIQGITKAAVNTESFISASSFQETTKVLANAAVEGKIDKLEGLKENVIIGKKIPSGTGFKDYKHIKVKLKNEVIENEIPSEETSEEIIVVEE from the coding sequence ATGAGTATAAGAGATTTTGACAGTATTCAAATTAAATTGGCTTCACCTGAAAAGATACTTGAATGGTCTTATGGTGAAATTACAAAGGCTGAAACAATAAACTACAGAACATTGAAACCTGAAATGGATGGATTATTCTGTGAAAAAATATTCGGGCCATCAAAGGATTACGAATGTTCATGTGGAAAATACAAAAGAATGAGATACAAAGGAATGACCTGTGAAAAATGTGGAGTTGAAGTTACAACTTCCAAAGTAAGAAGAGAAAGAATGGGTCATATTAAACTTGCAACACCAATCGCACATATATGGTATTCAAAAGGAACTCCTAATAAAATGAGCTTATTATTAGGAATAAGTACTAAGGAACTTGAATCTGTGCTGTATTTTTCAAGATATATAGTAACTGATCCAGGAAATACTGAGCTTGAAAAAGGACAAATTTTAACAGATAGAGAGTACAAGCTGTATGAAAGTCAGTATAAAAAAGGATTCACTGCTAAAATGGGAGCAGAAGGAATACTTAAATTACTGGAAGAAATAGACTTGAATGTTCTTGAAAGCGAACTTGAAAATGAAATGGATACAGTAAGCTCTTCCCAGAAAAGAAAAAAGATTATTAAAAGATTGAAAATAGTAAGAGATTTGATACTGGCTGGAAATAGACCTGAATGGATGATTCTGACAGTACTGCCTGTTATTCCTGCAGACCTGAGACCTATGGTTCAGCTGGATGGAGGAAGATTTGCTACTTCAGACTTAAATGATCTTTACAGAAGGGTTATAAATAGAAATATAAGATTACAGAAACTTATGTCAATAAAAGCTCCTGAAATAGTAATAAAAAATGAAAAAAGAATGCTTCAGGAAGCTGTTGATGCATTGATAGATAACGGTAGAAGAGGAAAACCGGTTGTAACTCAGAACAACAGGGAACTGAAATCACTGTCAGACATGCTTAAAGGGAAACAGGGAAGATTTAGACAGAACCTCCTGGGAAAAAGGGTCGACTATTCAGGAAGATCGGTTATCGTAGTTGGACCAAGCTTGAAAATGAACCAGTGCGGACTTCCTAAAAAAATGGCACTTGAGCTGTATAAGCCATTCCTTATGAGAGAACTTGTAAAGAGGGAACTGGCTTCAAATATTAAGATTGCAAAGAAAATGGTAGAAGAAGAAGATGAAAATGTATGGGAACTGATAGAAGAAATCATAAAAAATCATCCGGTACTGTTAAACCGTGCCCCAACATTACATAGACTTTCAATACAGGCATTTGAGCCAATTCTGATAGAAGGTAAGGCAATAAGATTGCATCCGTTAGTATGTTCTGCATTTAATGCCGATTTTGATGGTGACCAGATGGCAGTTCATCTTGTACTTTCAAATGAAGCACAGATGGAAGCTAAGCTTTTAATGCTTGCAACGAATAATATACTTGCCCCTTCAAGTGGAAAACCGATTGCAGTGCCTTCTCAGGATATGGTCATGGGATGTTACTACATGACTAAGGAAAGAAAAGGAGAAAAAGGAGAAGGAAAAATTTTCTCAAATAAAAATCAGTTAATCACTGCATATCAATCTAAACAAGTGAGTACACATGCACTTGTAAAAGTTAGAATTGATGGAGAATTAGTAGAAACGACACCTGGAAGATTGATATTCAATACTATGCTTCCTAAAGAGGTGAGAGATTATTCAAAGACTTTTGGGAAAGGGCCGTTAGGAAAACTTATTGCAGATCTTTACAAAAAATTTGGATTTGCAAAAACTTCAGAACTGATAGATAAAATAAAGGATTTTGGATTCCATTATGGAACAATGGCAGGAATTACAGTAGGAATAGAAGATCTGGAAATTCCTGAAACTAAGAAGGCTATACTTGAAAAGGCAGAAGCTGATGTTACAGAAGTCGAACAGCAGTATAAATCAGGAGAAATAATAGATGCTGAAAGATATAGAAGAACTGTTGCAATTTGGTCAGAAGCAGTTGCTAAAGTTACGCATGAAATGATGGATAATCTTGACGAATTTAACCCGGTTTACATGATGGCAAATTCAGGAGCCAGAGGATCTATTGCCCAGATGAGACAGCTTGGAGGAATGCGTGGACTGATGTCAGATACACAGGGACGTATTATAGAAGTACCTATAAAGGCGAACTTCAGGGAAGGACTTAATATACTGGAATTCTTCATGTCATCTCACGGAGCGAGAAAAGGTCTTGCAGATACGGCATTAAGAACAGCGGATTCAGGATATCTTACTCGTAGGCTTGTAGATATTTCTCATGAAGTTATAGTAAATCATGATGATTGTGGTTGCGATGGTGGAATAGTAGTTTCTGATCTTGTTGATGCAGGAAAAGTAATAGAAAAGCTTGGAGAGAGAATATATGGAAGAAACCTTGCTGAAGATCTTGTATATAACGGAGAAGTAATTGCTACTAGAAATACTTTGATAATGGAAGATTTAATACAGAAAATTGAAGAACTTGAAATAAGGGAAGTAAAAATAAGAACACCTTTAACATGTAAGCTTGAAAAGGGAGTATGTAAGAAATGTTATGGAGTGGATCTGTCCAATCATAAAGAAATACTTAAGGGAGAAGCTGTTGGAGTTGTTGCGGCACAGTCAATAGGAGAGCCTGGTACACAGCTTACAATGCGTACTTTTCATACAGGAGGAGTTGCCACTGCAGCTGAAGTCCAGTCTGACTATAAGGCTGAAGCAGCAGGAAAAGTAAAGCTTAAGGATATAAAAACTCTTGAAAATGAAAAAGGAATAGAAGTAGTAGTTTCACAGACAGGAAGAATAATCATAGGAAAGCACAGATATGAAGTGCCTTCAGGGTCAGTTCTTAAAGTAAAGGATGGAGAAAGTGTAAAAAGAGGTCAGCTTTTAGTTGAATTTGATCCTTATCAGATACCGATAATTACTTCTGAAGCAGGGAAAGTAGAATTCAGAGATATTTATGTAAGAGAAAATGTTGATATAAAATACGGAGTTACAGAAAGAATTGCTATAAAACCAGTAGAAAGTAGCGATGTAAACCCTAGAATTATAATTTACAGCAAAAATAAAAAAGTTGCTGAATATAGTGTACCATATGGAGCATATTTAATGGTGAAAGAAGGGGATACAGTTAAAAAAGGTCAGATAATAACAAAAATCTTGAAAACAGGGGAAGGAAACAAGGATATTACAGGAGGTCTTCCAAGAGTACAGGAGCTGTTTGAAGCACGTAATCCAAAAGGAAAGTCCACTCTGTCGGAAGTATCAGGACGTGTCGTATTCTCAGATAAGAAGAGAAAGGGTATGAGACTTATAACAATTGAAGATCCTGAATCAGGAAAGGTTATCAAGGAATATACAGTTCCGGTAGGTGAACACCTTGTAGTAACAAATGAAATGCTTATTGAAAAAGGTGCAAAAATAACTGATGGTCCTGTATCGCCACATGATATTTTAAAAATAAAAGGGCTTGTAGCCGCCCAGCAGTTTATATTAGAATCGGTACAGCAGGTTTATAGGGAACAGGGAGTTCCAATAAACGATAAGCATATTGAAATAATCGTTAAACAGATGTTCCAGAAGGTTAAGATAAAAGAAGCAGGAGATACATTATTCCTTGAAGATGAATTAATCGACAAGAAAATAGTGGAAAGAGAAAATACTAAATTGATTGAAAAAGGAAAAACTCCTGCAACATATGAACCTGTAATACAAGGTATAACTAAAGCGGCAGTAAATACAGAAAGCTTTATTTCAGCATCATCATTCCAGGAAACAACAAAAGTTCTTGCAAATGCTGCAGTTGAAGGAAAGATAGATAAACTTGAAGGATTAAAGGAAAATGTAATCATAGGTAAGAAAATACCGAGTGGAACAGGATTTAAAGATTATAAGCACATAAAAGTAAAGCTGAAAAATGAAGTAATAGAAAATGAAATTCCTTCAGAAGAAACATCAGAGGAAATTATAGTAGTTGAAGAATAA
- the gmk gene encoding guanylate kinase produces the protein MKGKLIIVSGPSGSGKSTVTKIVKDKLNIPLSISATTRNPRDGEIDGKDYFFLSEEEFKNKIANDEFYEYAKVHGNYYGTLKKTVEDNLNKGLNVILEIDVQGALIAKEKKKDAILVFFRTKDMEVLEKRLRDRKTDSEEVIQTRLKNAETELKYENKYNYTIVNENLENSIQELIDIIEG, from the coding sequence ATGAAAGGAAAACTAATTATAGTATCAGGACCTAGCGGTTCAGGTAAGTCTACAGTGACTAAAATTGTAAAAGATAAACTTAACATTCCTCTTTCAATTTCTGCAACTACAAGAAATCCAAGAGATGGAGAAATTGACGGTAAAGATTATTTTTTTCTTTCTGAAGAGGAATTTAAGAATAAAATTGCCAATGATGAATTTTATGAATATGCAAAAGTTCATGGAAATTACTATGGTACATTAAAAAAAACAGTAGAGGACAATCTTAATAAAGGTCTTAATGTAATATTGGAAATTGATGTTCAGGGAGCACTTATAGCCAAGGAAAAAAAGAAAGATGCAATTTTAGTATTTTTTAGGACAAAAGATATGGAAGTCCTTGAAAAAAGACTACGTGACAGAAAAACAGATTCAGAAGAAGTAATACAGACAAGATTGAAAAATGCTGAAACTGAACTGAAGTATGAAAATAAATATAATTATACAATTGTAAATGAAAATTTGGAAAATTCAATACAGGAGTTAATAGATATAATAGAAGGATAA
- the rpoZ gene encoding DNA-directed RNA polymerase subunit omega, whose protein sequence is MNYSLNGGKMKKDKITIDDLLSKIPNKYELAIVAGKVAKKEFVKGHDKFKIMDNVFEDIMNDEIEIKE, encoded by the coding sequence TTGAATTATTCCCTGAATGGAGGAAAAATGAAAAAAGATAAGATAACTATTGATGACTTATTATCAAAAATACCTAATAAATATGAATTAGCAATAGTTGCAGGAAAAGTAGCAAAAAAAGAATTTGTAAAAGGTCATGATAAATTTAAAATAATGGATAATGTATTTGAAGATATCATGAATGATGAAATCGAGATTAAAGAATAA